Proteins found in one Planococcus citri chromosome 2, ihPlaCitr1.1, whole genome shotgun sequence genomic segment:
- the LOC135836998 gene encoding putative leucine-rich repeat-containing protein DDB_G0290503 isoform X2, which yields MDGNPGISLFQNSEFNRLEYNLPEPEELEADEDEKRRNEELKEMMQNAFDDLEDESHSVVTSYYDSSHGCESNFRKHPKDQKHLSNESPVSIPNFSPRYRSPGYDNYQQLQVLYEVRLREIDQLRNDFESFKESSNKEKAYFSEKVDLLEAEKQRTLVTLGESQKTLVETKTRLSTAEKDLQEWKSRYSEAENLKNKALHELEMCKLANREMEQRLVVAEKNVFRNEDKNFDIFLKEVNSKHKREMADLQKQITSLSNKLMAKENECLKLEHQLLDLQRIHESMLVEKTEIINKLTSNLEESQSQCHKLISNSTNHDTVKLLNQLRSQKSEINSLSIQVTALKKERNQLAEHLQRFKSEKISHYNSIQNESREEIQELERKLQEISLENKNLKETISINDSNANKKNNVLKIIEDNVTADLKQQILKLESELEESVKECDNVKKMYIEVCVTKDSLLKQNSSIEKEVADLKKEKNEMNGLIQNLIKEKEQLIEKLNALETELNDQKEKLETIITSHEDELRKVTEKHIHELDNLKLSLKNEFSKNEVFHQDQLSKLELECAKKILEIESSHKTQLLQMEANVKEEAVRICSEEIQILSDSYKKQYDELILRSLDLEHRLQEKTANYDSLKKQMDALKSFEGDDEKNELKKLRANLKNIQTKYDSDLVEWNEKLAQSNEKYEKLRADFQEVYNKYKKARKAATTMKETLEERNRYFSEKHAQYMQTIKDISYHLNDIPNFNSG from the exons CGTATTACGATTCATCGCATG GTTGTGaatcgaattttcgaaaacatccGAAAGATCAGAAACACTTGAGCAATGAATCTCCAGTCAGCATTCCAAATTTCAGTCCTCGATACAGATCACCTg GTTACGATAACTATCAGCAGCTGCAAGTGTTGTATGAAGTTCGTCTTCGTGAAATCGATCAGTTACGAAATgactttgaaagttttaaagAATCGTCTAACAAAGAAAAAGCTTACTTTTCTGAGAAAGTCGATCTGCTGGAAGCAGAAAAACAGAGAACTTTGGTAACACTCGGAGAATCACAGAAAACACTCG TCGAAACAAAAACACGTTTATCTACCGCTGAAAAAGATCTTCAAGAATGGAAAAGCAGATATTCGGAagcagaaaacttgaaaaataaa GCTCTTCATGAATTAGAAATGTGTAAACTTGCAAACCGTGAAATGGAACAGAGACTAGTTGTGGCTGAAAAAAACGTATTCAGAAACGaagacaaaaattttgatatttttctgaaagaagTTAACTCGAAGCATAAACGAGAAATGGCCGAtcttcaaaaacaaatcacTTCGTTGTCGAATAAATTAATGGCTAAA GAAAACGAATGTTTAAAATTAGAACATCAACTCTTGGATCTGCAACGAATTCACGAATCTATGCTCGTAGAAAAAACCGAAATAATCAACAAATTAACTTCCAACTTGGAAGAAAGTCAATCCCAGTGCCATAAATTAATATCAAATTCTACCAACCACGATACTGTCAAGTTATTAAATCAATTGAGATCGCAAAAATCCGAAATAAATTCACTTTCTATACAAGTTACCGCATTAAAG aaagaaCGAAACCAACTCGCCGAACATTTACAGAGATTTAAATCTGAGAAAATATCTCACtataattcaattcaaaacgAATCTCGTGAAGAAATCCAAGAACTGGAGAGAAAACTACAAGAAATATCCCTAGAAAACAAAAATCTCAAAGAAACGATTTCCATCAATGATTCGAATGCTAacaagaaaaataatgttttgaaaataatcgaagATAATGTAACTGCGGATTTAAAACAACAAATACTGAAACTAGA GTCAGAACTGGAGGAGAGTGTTAAAGAATgtgataatgtgaaaaaaatgtatattgaAGTTTGTGTTACCAAAGATTCGCTGCTGAAGCAGAATAGCTCTATTGAAAAGGAAGTAGCCGatttaaagaaagaaaaaaatgaaatgaatggaTTAATTCAGAACCTTATTAAAG aaaaggaaCAATTGATAGAAAAACTCAACGCATTGGAAACTGAATTAAATGATCAG aaagaaaaattggaaactaTAATCACCAGTCACGAAGACGAACTACGAAAAGTTACTGAGAAGCATATTCACGAATTAGATAATTTAAAACTCTCCCTAAAGAACGAATTCTCTAAAAACGAAGTATTCCATCAAGATCAACTAA GTAAACTGGAACTAGAATGCGCTAAAAAGATTTTAGAAATAGAAAGCTCCCATAAAACACAACTGTTACAAATGGAAGCCAACGTAAAAGAGGAAGCAGTGAGGATATGTTCGGAAGAGATTCAAATTCTAAGCGACTCGTATAAAAAACAATACGACGAATTAATTCTCCGTAGCTTAGATTTAGAGCACCGTTTACAAGAGAAAACAGCAAAT tacgattcgttgaaaaaacaaatggaCGCGTTGAAGTCCTTCGAAGGAGACGACGAGAAAAACGAGTTGAAGAAATTGAGAgctaatttgaaaaacattcaaacGAAATATGACTCCGATCTAGTCGAGTGGAATGAAAAG CTCGCgcaatcgaatgaaaaatacgaaaaactgCGTGCTGATTTCCAAGAAGTTTACAACAAGTataaaaaagctcgaaaagCAGCTACCACTATGAAGGAAACATTGGAAGAACGTAATCGATATTTTAGTGAAAAACACGCTCAATACATGCAGACCATAAAAGATATCTCGTATCATTTGAACGATATCCCTAATTTCAA CTCCGGATAA
- the LOC135836998 gene encoding putative leucine-rich repeat-containing protein DDB_G0290503 isoform X1 codes for MDGNPGISLFQNSEFNRLEYNLPEPEELEADEDEKRRNEELKEMMQNAFDDLEDESHSVVTSYYDSSHGCESNFRKHPKDQKHLSNESPVSIPNFSPRYRSPGYDNYQQLQVLYEVRLREIDQLRNDFESFKESSNKEKAYFSEKVDLLEAEKQRTLVTLGESQKTLVETKTRLSTAEKDLQEWKSRYSEAENLKNKALHELEMCKLANREMEQRLVVAEKNVFRNEDKNFDIFLKEVNSKHKREMADLQKQITSLSNKLMAKENECLKLEHQLLDLQRIHESMLVEKTEIINKLTSNLEESQSQCHKLISNSTNHDTVKLLNQLRSQKSEINSLSIQVTALKKERNQLAEHLQRFKSEKISHYNSIQNESREEIQELERKLQEISLENKNLKETISINDSNANKKNNVLKIIEDNVTADLKQQILKLESELEESVKECDNVKKMYIEVCVTKDSLLKQNSSIEKEVADLKKEKNEMNGLIQNLIKEKEQLIEKLNALETELNDQKEKLETIITSHEDELRKVTEKHIHELDNLKLSLKNEFSKNEVFHQDQLSKLELECAKKILEIESSHKTQLLQMEANVKEEAVRICSEEIQILSDSYKKQYDELILRSLDLEHRLQEKTANYDSLKKQMDALKSFEGDDEKNELKKLRANLKNIQTKYDSDLVEWNEKLAQSNEKYEKLRADFQEVYNKYKKARKAATTMKETLEERNRYFSEKHAQYMQTIKDISYHLNDIPNFKYAETDVSHHLNDIPNLMCGDPKTAPDNWLESGPPIAEFERVVNEINENFARLQKKLGLRS; via the exons CGTATTACGATTCATCGCATG GTTGTGaatcgaattttcgaaaacatccGAAAGATCAGAAACACTTGAGCAATGAATCTCCAGTCAGCATTCCAAATTTCAGTCCTCGATACAGATCACCTg GTTACGATAACTATCAGCAGCTGCAAGTGTTGTATGAAGTTCGTCTTCGTGAAATCGATCAGTTACGAAATgactttgaaagttttaaagAATCGTCTAACAAAGAAAAAGCTTACTTTTCTGAGAAAGTCGATCTGCTGGAAGCAGAAAAACAGAGAACTTTGGTAACACTCGGAGAATCACAGAAAACACTCG TCGAAACAAAAACACGTTTATCTACCGCTGAAAAAGATCTTCAAGAATGGAAAAGCAGATATTCGGAagcagaaaacttgaaaaataaa GCTCTTCATGAATTAGAAATGTGTAAACTTGCAAACCGTGAAATGGAACAGAGACTAGTTGTGGCTGAAAAAAACGTATTCAGAAACGaagacaaaaattttgatatttttctgaaagaagTTAACTCGAAGCATAAACGAGAAATGGCCGAtcttcaaaaacaaatcacTTCGTTGTCGAATAAATTAATGGCTAAA GAAAACGAATGTTTAAAATTAGAACATCAACTCTTGGATCTGCAACGAATTCACGAATCTATGCTCGTAGAAAAAACCGAAATAATCAACAAATTAACTTCCAACTTGGAAGAAAGTCAATCCCAGTGCCATAAATTAATATCAAATTCTACCAACCACGATACTGTCAAGTTATTAAATCAATTGAGATCGCAAAAATCCGAAATAAATTCACTTTCTATACAAGTTACCGCATTAAAG aaagaaCGAAACCAACTCGCCGAACATTTACAGAGATTTAAATCTGAGAAAATATCTCACtataattcaattcaaaacgAATCTCGTGAAGAAATCCAAGAACTGGAGAGAAAACTACAAGAAATATCCCTAGAAAACAAAAATCTCAAAGAAACGATTTCCATCAATGATTCGAATGCTAacaagaaaaataatgttttgaaaataatcgaagATAATGTAACTGCGGATTTAAAACAACAAATACTGAAACTAGA GTCAGAACTGGAGGAGAGTGTTAAAGAATgtgataatgtgaaaaaaatgtatattgaAGTTTGTGTTACCAAAGATTCGCTGCTGAAGCAGAATAGCTCTATTGAAAAGGAAGTAGCCGatttaaagaaagaaaaaaatgaaatgaatggaTTAATTCAGAACCTTATTAAAG aaaaggaaCAATTGATAGAAAAACTCAACGCATTGGAAACTGAATTAAATGATCAG aaagaaaaattggaaactaTAATCACCAGTCACGAAGACGAACTACGAAAAGTTACTGAGAAGCATATTCACGAATTAGATAATTTAAAACTCTCCCTAAAGAACGAATTCTCTAAAAACGAAGTATTCCATCAAGATCAACTAA GTAAACTGGAACTAGAATGCGCTAAAAAGATTTTAGAAATAGAAAGCTCCCATAAAACACAACTGTTACAAATGGAAGCCAACGTAAAAGAGGAAGCAGTGAGGATATGTTCGGAAGAGATTCAAATTCTAAGCGACTCGTATAAAAAACAATACGACGAATTAATTCTCCGTAGCTTAGATTTAGAGCACCGTTTACAAGAGAAAACAGCAAAT tacgattcgttgaaaaaacaaatggaCGCGTTGAAGTCCTTCGAAGGAGACGACGAGAAAAACGAGTTGAAGAAATTGAGAgctaatttgaaaaacattcaaacGAAATATGACTCCGATCTAGTCGAGTGGAATGAAAAG CTCGCgcaatcgaatgaaaaatacgaaaaactgCGTGCTGATTTCCAAGAAGTTTACAACAAGTataaaaaagctcgaaaagCAGCTACCACTATGAAGGAAACATTGGAAGAACGTAATCGATATTTTAGTGAAAAACACGCTCAATACATGCAGACCATAAAAGATATCTCGTATCATTTGAACGATATCCCTAATTTCAAGTATGCTGAAACTGACGTTTCCCATCATTTAAACGATATTCCAAATTTAATGTGTGGTGATCCTAAAACAGCTCCGGATAATTGGTTAGAATCTGGCCCCCCTATCGCAGAATTTGAACGCGTTGTGAACGAAATTAACGAGAATTTTGCTCGATTGCAGAAAAAATTAGGATTACGGTCGTGA